The following nucleotide sequence is from Capra hircus breed San Clemente chromosome 4, ASM170441v1, whole genome shotgun sequence.
TAACATCCCTTTAAAAAATGGAGTATAAGCTTAAAAAAACTGAATCGCTGTGGTAGACCTGACTCTTACAACACTGCGAGTCAGTTAGGCCTCAGTAACAAAAGTAAGTCTGGGCTTGTTCTGTTTGCTATTATGTGtctaatttacatattttaaaatccttgCTGGTCTCCAGAGTTACAccctatttccttctcctcttcctggaatgaaagaggaaagaaagcttttgtattttgaaataaGTGACAAAGTTGTTCTGTCACACCCTGTTTTGTCAGTTCCGACGCCTGCCTAGTAATGCTTCCGTTTGTAGTCTGTCCTGCGAACATCCCGAAGGAGGCCAAGAACCATAATCATAGTAAAACAGTTACCTTCAGAGGGGCTACAGATGCTGTGGTTGTGTTGCGACGTCGGAATTTCAGCTTGGCCTGGAGATTCAGAAGGCATTCAGGGAGAGCTTGGGATTTGTCCCCGCTGGATTTGGTCCCCTGGAAAGAGACCCCCTGCCCCAGGAGAGTGGGCTTGGCTGGGACTGGTTGGGGTGCAGCCCAGACTGTGGCTTGGGCAGGTGGCTCTCCTGAGTGAGACTCTCTCGTCTCTGCCTCAGGGCCGTCCCGTGAGCCAGCCATCAGCACCTCTCCTTTAGAAAAAGATCTGTCtctctttaatattttgtttgcatctttaaaaaatttaaaaattttttttcacttgataaTTTTTATTGACGTGTCttaacacaaaaaaataatgcatttgcttTACAGAAAAATGTTTGCCTCTTTTTGTATTGCTTCTCGACACTGTTGGGCTGTGAATTAACTTGGATGCCATTCTAAGGAAATAGGAGGGAAATGTGAGACGGGAAAGGAAGAAGTGATGAGATGCAGAAGACAGAGGAGCAAGCACCTTTAGTCTAGAGCCTGGTCTAGAGCGAGGACCAATGGATGCCAGGAGAACAGGGGCTAGAGACGGCAGACGAGGTGGCCCGGGTCAGTCACACTGTGGTGTTTACAAATCCCAGGATGCTTAGACCGTCTCCTGTATGGTTTTTTCTCACAGTTAGATTGAGAAGGAAATGTGATCAGTGGGTTCTGAGCAGAAAGTCTGACtcagaaggaagaaatagaaggtCCTAATTGCTGTGAACTGGGGCCCCGTGCTGCCTCCCTCTTTGCCCCTGGGGTGGGCAGCACACTTGTGTTTGGGATCTGGAAGGCACAGGTGTAGAAGGAGGTGCATCTAAGGCTGCAGATGCAATCTAGACCTTGgcattatgtttaaaaattaagttttattggaacacatccATACCCATTTGCATGTTGTCTGTGGCCACTTTGATGTGACAACAGCAGGGTTGAGAAGAGGTGATGGACCTGTGTGACCGTCAAGGGAAAAAGTATTTACCATTTGGTCTTTTATGGGAAATGTTTGCTGACCTCTACTGCCAGCTAGCAGTGTACTGTCCAAGAGAAATACAATGTGAACCACACAAAGTTTCAAGCAGctgcagagaaaaaaacaaaatggaaagatgTCTTTTCTCATCACTCTCTTTGGATGATGTGCCCGCTAAGTGCTGGCTAATGAcaaggaaatgaaaaggaaaggcaTCAGATTGGAAAAGCCATCTCTGAGTGGGAGGATTACAggccattttttccttttatttccatgcATATTTCCTGTGATAAGTATATTATTTCTAACACAAAGCCACATATGTTGAGTGAGCTTGAGTTGGGTGGTAACTGGCTACACTCTATATGAAGTGAACTGGCATTCTGATCTTTGTACCATTCGGGGCTCTTGTGAGTTCTGTCTGATCATCCTCCAAAACCTGGAAGTGAAGAGGGGGTGAAGGGGAGGAGTGGCGGGAACTGAGATGGGGCAGAAGCCTCTGTAGGTTGGGGTTGTCCCGCTGCTGGGTTCCGCGTGCCTCGCCGGCACAGAGCGCCTCAGTGGTCCAGTTGGCCGCTGGATGCTGGTTCTATAAACTGTCTCCGTTCCTGTTTTGGGACAGTGACTTGGTGCGGCTTTGCAACCCCCACATAGCAGCAATGAAGGAAGACGTCCTCTACCacttcagcctcagcaccagCACGCACGATTTCCCAGCCATGTTTGGAGACGTGAAGGTAAAATGCTCAGGGCTTTCAATTCTTGGAATTTGTCGTAAGATCAATAATACTCTTAATGCTTCATTGAGAGACTAGAAAAGAGCAGACACTAAATCTTTCTAGGGGACTAAGGGATAACGAGGAGGAGCAGTCACCGTGTCTGCTGTCTGTCATTTAAGACGCACATCGATTTGTTGAGCTGGTTCCTTCAATGACTTACTTGCTGAATGCAGCTTCCAGGCACCCCTCGTCCTGAGCCTGAAGTGCCTGGGTCCAGAATTGTCCTCACAGAGGACTTTTAAAGTGGACTAAAGTTTAGGATTCTAAACTGAAACAGGCCGCTGACCCTCGATCCAGGGCTGCCTCATGGGATCATAGGTCATGACCAGGTTATGTCCCACTGGCCGCCTGGTTCTTTCATGCTGTTTATTTCAAACTAAGGGACAATTTTCCACTTTCATTCTTCCTTTAAATCTAACCTATAGTTTTTTTCTAGGCTgtagaagttttcttttttatgtttagaGACTAATAATTCTTTGATCATTGAGTCCCTAAGAGTGacttatttacttgtttttctttggTAAGCTTTCTTGTTTTGCACTTTTCAGACCGCAGGTTCTGTGTCTCTGAGATTTACCCGCTCCGTCCACAGCTACGACTCCCCAAGCCCCCACTGGCCCCCGACTCTTTCTCAAACTGGCCATTGGGTTCTCTGCCGGCAGGTGAAAGGGCGGTTAGAGGTCCATTTTATGGACAGGCTGCTTGGACACTGAGGGTCCTGCCCCACCTTAttctgaacccaggctccctccaGTGCAGTGAGCTGCCGCCAACACAGATGGATGGACCCCGGGCTGGCGTGGAGCCTGGGTTTAATCTGCCCAGGGCGGGCGAGGCTGTCCTGCATTTTGTGCATCTGACTGCTTCACACTGTTGGGTCCAATAGCAGTGAGCTGAGTCCATGAACCAGTGCTTCTTAAATCTGAAGGAATGCTGGAATCACCAGGGGGCCTCCACGGCACACAAATTACTGGCTCCCCACACAGAGCAGGTCCGGGGGGAGGCCAGGGAAGGGACCTGCACTTCTAGCAAGTTTCAGGAGATGCTGCTGCAGTGGGGGGCCCACTTTGAGGACCCATGCTCCTCAGATGGGGTGCGTTCCCTCTGCTGACGGGGTTCTGTTTTCTGTCTGCAGTTTGTGTGTGTTGGAGGAAGCCCTTCCCGGATGAAAGCCTTCATCAAGTACGTGGCCATGGAGCTGGGCTTTGCCCACCCGGGTGCTGACTATCCCAACATCTGTGAGGGCACTGACCGCTACACCATGTTTAAAGTGGGCCCAGTGCTGTCGGTCAGCGTGAGTACCTGCCCTGGTGGGGGGCCGGGGCCCCCAGCTCTGCAGGCTTCCTGCCTGCCCTGCACACAGCCCGGCAGGGGGGACAGGGGTGAGGGGAGCCTGGAGCTGGGGCCTGCCTTCAGGACAGGCCAGGACACACATGgaaacacacgtgcatgcccacccAGCTGTGTGCACGCGGTGAGGACCCAGGTTGGAAGCCAGGAGGACCTGCCTAGACCGGGGCCCCAGGGAGAGCCAGGACCAGGACCAGGCGGCCCCCGCCCTGGCCACCTCACAGGGACTTACATCGCACACGTGTGATTCAGCACTGAGTGAACACAGATCTCTGGTGTCTCTCGTTTCccagttctggtttcctttgtaGGCAAGAACATTAAGCAAGTGCTGCCATAGAGTAAGGCTGCCCAGAGGGTGCCCCCGCTCTGAGTAGCTGAGATGTTTGGCAGCTTCAACCACACAGCACACACCCAGGAATCAAGACGTGCTCAGATCTCGATAGTAATAACCCATGGAAGCACTTCCCACATGCCAGACTCCATGACTAACACATCCTCCAAGGACTGCCCCACCTTGGATCAGCTCCTGGTGGCTGTGACTCCAGCAGACCTCTGAAGAAGGCCGAGGGTTAGGGGTGGAGAGGCAGCAGCCTTCACAGGGCGGAGCCACATGCCGGCCACTGAGGATGGCTGCAGCAGAGCACatggagaaaggggaaaatgtgTGCAGGACTTCCCAGGCCAGAGGAGCTGCTCATTACCTGGCAACCGCAGGCCTCTGGTCCTCAGCTGAGATCTGTTCTTCTGGTTGTGGTGCATCAGACGGGGTCATCCGTTCAACAGCATCATGCAAGCCTTCCCCACGTAGTCATAGTTTTTAACTACGTTTTGAAGTTCATCTTCTTTACGACCACTTAGCAATGCACCACAGGGCACACAGAGACTCCACCGGAGCGTGACACTAGTGTTTCTCCCTGGTTCTAGCACGGGATGGGCATCCCCTCCATCGCTATCATGCTGCATGAGCTCATCAAGCTGCTGTACCACGCTCGCTGCTCCGGCGTCACCCTCATCCGCATTGGCACTTCCGGTGGGATAGGTCAGTGTGCAGAGCACGACCGGGACCTTGCTGGGGGTAAGGTGGGGCATCGAGGGGACCCAGAGCTCCTACCTGGGCTGTGTCCAAGGacagctcagcagcagcagcaggtgtgaaAACAagtttgttttgttatttatctattttatgggtttttttttttttttggtccaactACTTCTACCAACCCACACCCCAGAATTAGCTGCAGAAAGCTTCCAGGCCACCCGCATATGAAAACTCACTCTTTTTGGGTTACACTCTCATGCCTTCTTGTTTGCTGGCgtctctttttattctttctactCTCTCATTTCCCTGCCTTTCTCCTTCAATTCGCTCACTCCTCCCTATCCTTGCAAGGATGTGAAGTACCTTATGAGAAAACCTACAGGAAactcaaagggggaagaaagagatgaAATACAAAATTAAGATAAGTGTTCTTAAATTGCCTAAAAGCCCTCAGTGCtcgttgtaattttttttttaacatcacaaAACGCTAAAaattatgttgagttttaagccaaagtcGTTGAAACAAACTTGTTTTATGTAAGTTGTACTGCTTTCAGATGTCCCAACTCAGGGCAGGTTTTTCTGCTGAAAAATGGGTTCTGACAATTCTCACTCCCATCAAGGAGCTGGGAGCTGCTCGGAGGCCTGGCCTCtgcatttatttttgactgtctAGGCCTGAGTTTCCCTGGATTTATGGCACTTTGAAAATTTAGGTTTCCCTGCTGTGAACAGGGCTTCTGTAGGCCCTAAATCTTCTTGATAATagtctcattttcttttcactaCATAGACAGACTGATAGGTAGCATCCATGTTTGCAGATTGTCATTCCAAGTTTAACGGGGTTCTCAGAAAACACCCCAGTGGCTAGGGAGGGCCCTGCCCACTTAGCTGTGATACTTTCCAATGCACAGGCTCTCCTTCATGCACGTGGCACCAGAGTCGCCAGAAGCTCCACCAAGTTTTTCCTGAGTTCTTGCTCTGCAGGGATTTTAAAATCAATAACCAGAGAATGAATTCTGGAGGGAGTAGGGTGGGTTTTGAGTCTCCCAAAATTGCTTCATAGAAATAGACAGATCAACTAAAGAGCCAGACCCCAAATCCTCATCAGCAAAGTGTGACAGGGCACCCCCCGAATCCCGAAATAGGAAGAGTGGGTGGGTGGCACGGGCCccactcaggaggaagcacgagaaacTCGGGTTCCTGATGGATGTGAGAGGAGAATTCTGAAATAGCCAGCGGGTATCCTGAGAGAGCGCAGGGTCTGAGGAAGAGCAGCTGACCCTGGAGGAGGCTGCGCCCTCCAAATTGAGGCCTGAAGCAGCTGGAAAATCCTGCACCATGAATTCATGAAAGCCACCATCTGAGGGGTCTTCCAGGTCCACACTTGGGGTGGGGAGACACTTGAGGAGTGTCTGTTGAAGCAGCAAGGAAAGTCCAGATCCACACACAGTGGGGTGAGCAgagccagaacttgaggattggTCATAGTTTTTAATGTTTCATGAAAGCAGCTGATATGGGGGCAAGGGCGTGGAGCCCTGGAACAGCTCTTGTGGCTTCTTCCTCCTTAATGTCTAGGAAAACCAATATCCCATTAAAGCAAGTAGTGGTGAGAAATGCTAATGGTCAAATCTCAAGCAAAGTTATTAAAAGTCCAAAGACGGAGGAGCAGAATAATGTAGCTACAGATGTGGAAACGCCCAGAGAGGCACAGAAAGCAGATCCTCACCAGGAGTCACTCgtggaggaaagccagggcaTCAGGGGCTGGTGGCCACAGGAACCAGTTCTGGGGAGCCCGGAAATTCCTTAcactattcttgcctactttTGTTTTACTCAAAAccttaattacttaaaaaaaaaagtgcagaacAGGGACCAGCTGAACACTTGCTGGTAAAGGGAGCCCCAGAGAGTTCCAGCAGCAACTGTTAAGATGCTGCTCAGTGGGGTAGAGAGGCCCAGtcagtttcactttcttttttgcaCTTTTCCGTATTTTCTGTATCCTCAACCCATTCGTTTCTTTTACcatcaggaaaaataaatctggCGTCGAAAAGGGGTCCTTACCTATTTCTTTTTAGGGCCTGACTGACCTTTCAGTGTTGCTGTGCATGGACCAGGCCCTTCCCTTCCCGACCCCCCGTCTTCCTTCCTTCAGGTCTGGAGCCCGGCTCAGTGGTCATCACCCGGCAGGCAGTGGACCCCTGCTTTAAGCCGGAGTTTGAGCAGATTGTCCTCGGGAAGCGAGAGGTCCGGAACACGGACCTGGACGAGCAGCTGGTGCAGGAGCTGGCGCGCTGCTCCGCGGACCTCGGCGAGTTCCCCACAGTCGTGGGCAACACCATGTGCACCCTGGACTTCTACGAGGGTGAGCGGCGCGCTGGCCTCGTGCTGGGGGTCTGCCACCGACGTGCGCTTGCTTCGCATGATTTCCACTGCGGGCTGGATGCTGGAGGGCAAGCAGGCCGGGCGGGCTCGAAACCACCTCTGTgtctggggagtggggtgggcgTGCAGTGGGTGTTTATTGCGTGCCCGTGCCGAGTGCTCCACGGTTTTCCAGGGCAAGGCCGCCTGGACGGGGCGCTCTGCTCCTACACCGAAAAGGACAAGCAGGAGTACCTGCGGGCAGCCTACGCGGCCGGCATCCGCAACATCGAGATGGAGGCGTCGGTCTTCGCCGCCATGTGCAACGCCTGCGGCCTCCGAGGTGGGATCCGTAGGctgccactccccaccccaccctgctaaACCCCCTGCATCTCCCCCCTCCTCACCCAAGTCCTCCCGGGGCTACCCGCCTGCCCTGCCCCGCAAGGCATGCCTATGGGCCCAGTGCATAGCGCGCCTCTGTGCTCTTCAGATTGACACGCGCTGCAAAGCAGGATCTGCAGTGTCTCTGCCGGGACTCAGGTGCCACTAAGGGGCCAGAAAGATGAGAAAGCTCCCCCTCTGCTCAGGGCGGGCTTCGCTGCCAGCTGTCCAGTGAATCTGGCCCTCAGAGCTCCTGGGATTTCTGAGTCGTAGTTCCTGGCCTCAGCCCTCCAGGCCCAGCTCTGCTTCCAGAAATCCTGCCGTCCCTGTTGTCTCATCACCTGGCCTTTCAAGGCAGTACAGGGGCCCGAGCtggtcctggagtttgctgaggGAATCTCTTTGGGATGCAAAGGCAGCCGGAGGATGAGACAGTGGGACAGGGTGCTCTGCATCCCAGACCTTCTCTCGAGGAGTGGAGGCTGGTCTCCAGGGATTAAGCTAGAAATCCCGCTGTTTGTGCTGACCTGGCGTTTGCTCCCTGCAGCCGCCGTGGTGTGCGTCACCCTCCTCAACCGCCTGGAAGGAGACCAGATCAGCAGCCCCCACGAGGTGCTGGCCGAGTACCAGCAGCGGCCCCAGCGGTTAGTAGGCCAGTTCATCAAGAAGCGCCTGATGTAGGCCTGATCCCCAACATTTATCTAGAGGGCGTTTGTGGTTCCTGCAAATAAAATCGTTGCCACAGTCTCCTCTGTGTGACTTCCTGGATCCTTTATGCAAGAATCTAGGGAACTGATTTCAGGTCAGAGGCAAAGAAAATCCTGCCTTAgctatgaagattaaaaaaatttttctttttaatttatattttggctgttctgggtcttgatTGCCGCGTGGGCTTTGCTCTccttgtggtgagtgggggcttctcactgtggcggcgtGTCTTGTGAAGCATGGGCCTTGCGGCATGCGGGCTTCAGGACATGCTGCGCACAGGCTCTGGAGCGCTGGCTCAGTGGTTGTAATGTAGGGGCTTAGCTGCTGccaggcaagtgggatcttcccggatcagggatctaacttgtgtctcctgcattggcaggcggattctttatcgttaagccaccagggaagtccaagggttttcttttttttaaagcttcattGGAGCATGCCCACCAAGTTAGCCTGATTTGGGTTTTCTTTAAGAAAGTTCCtcagtatttgaaatatttctaggGAGGTTTTACAGACTTGTAAATACTAATTGTAGTCAGATTTCGCTCACAAAGTGAGACTTAGGTCCACTTTAGCCTGGCAGCAGCCCTGCGTCAGTGACTCCATGTCCCTCAGCTTCCTCCTGGAGTCAAACCCCCTCTCCAGACTAGAGGCAGAAAGGGATTTGGAGGGCATTCCAGGGTGTCCCCTCCTGTCTCAGATGGGCCTTTTTGCAGTAGCTGTTTTTGGGGTGTCCCCAGGTCCCCCAGCCCAGAGGCAGTTGCCCCAGTTGCCTTGTTGGCACATCTACACCCTTGTAATGTTTGGTATTCAACTCTGTTTTAGGTTCTCAGTGGGCTGTTTTCTGATTGTATACCGAGGCCTGCCCTTGTGCCTTTTTGGTTTGGGGAATCATGTGGAGACCGTAGTGTTGATGTATGAGTATGGTCCATGCACTCTTCAAAAAGCTTATTTCCTGAGATTTTGAGGTTCATCCCAAATTGAGGGTTGGTAATCAAATCATTCAAGTGGCACCAAGCTGGGCACCAGTCCAGATGCCAAGACCTGTCTATTACAATAATGACTCCATGTTAGACCTTTTACTTTAACTCTTGCTTTTCTTCACTAAAAGGATACTGTTTATATATAATGGTCTGCCTGGGGGTATCCTGCCTGGCTGCCTGAATATTAAaccaaagtgcctttgttcaggaccctgtccacctgtggatggctACAGGAAGTAATGAACACATCCCCTCCCcaaggcttgccattctaggagatatttgcaagatcaatggccttttcactttgtttcctcatcttccccatctcagttctataaaagaacctggcatccaggccTCAAGATGGTTACTTTGAGACTTTAATCTACCTTCTCTGTCAGCCTGGTTTTGgaataaagttgtattccttgCCTCAGCACCTGCTTTCCATTAATTGGCCTGTGGTGCACTGGGCTGAGTGAACCTGGACCCTGGAACATCTCCTGGCTCATGGTTGCTAGAGGGTTCAGTGTGAAGGAATGCCTGCAGTTTCTTCCTTGGTCCCCTCAAGGGGTATCTGCTGCACCCCAGATCTGAGGCTGCTCCAGAAGGAGCCGCCTGCAGCCCCCCAAGCAGCGGGCAGGTCCTGGAATATGTGTCCTCTCGCGTTTGGCGGCCTCTGACGCTGGCTCAAGCTGCAAGAGCTGTTCCCAGGCTCCTGTCACCATGCTCACATCTGCCCCCAATTCCCAGTGCCCCAGGCTTCAGCGGAGACGTTTCCAAGTCCATCTGCTCGCGGGTCTGCTCTGCCCACAAACCTGGGTGCAGGGGCAGACAGGGTCGG
It contains:
- the UPP1 gene encoding uridine phosphorylase 1, with the protein product MPDSTSSPVPPGTGRAVSARGVSVAGVQFSGITLPGPASAEGMASTAAETEKRENHNDLVRLCNPHIAAMKEDVLYHFSLSTSTHDFPAMFGDVKFVCVGGSPSRMKAFIKYVAMELGFAHPGADYPNICEGTDRYTMFKVGPVLSVSHGMGIPSIAIMLHELIKLLYHARCSGVTLIRIGTSGGIGLEPGSVVITRQAVDPCFKPEFEQIVLGKREVRNTDLDEQLVQELARCSADLGEFPTVVGNTMCTLDFYEGQGRLDGALCSYTEKDKQEYLRAAYAAGIRNIEMEASVFAAMCNACGLRAAVVCVTLLNRLEGDQISSPHEVLAEYQQRPQRLVGQFIKKRLM